A genomic region of Melanotaenia boesemani isolate fMelBoe1 chromosome 13, fMelBoe1.pri, whole genome shotgun sequence contains the following coding sequences:
- the lima1a gene encoding LIM domain and actin-binding protein 1a isoform X1, protein MTSLQPFSRKQWSSQSLRVTAKELSIVARGKNSAIAERFSRYQMAAEEGSAEKKETVVEPLLSTLCTGNLSILKKRWEQQQQLSTSHTAPLQAPPKPAPSSMVHTQPNTPSQDQDLEPQTQICCETSSEQSAHSGDLTDMEVKPGGDSEGQTSSAVFDIEKSTVPLNSLKMMFEREDSPDKGSREQSSRGSSRANMEQLLADGSLAESATLRDRMALYQAAVSKQEVTSDQLDTFCGKQKENVPPCSLDSSPESESYTRRDFNLESNGSTPGTPASSSQKNSSQSRTPRSFRLPVKETCVSCLKTVYPLERLVANQHVYHSSCFRCSHCNTKLSLANYASLHSNVYCKPHFCQLFKAKGNYDEGFGRRPHKELWENKAESGEMSPQSVSGAKPKMESPASDLESPSVEDSPLAKVNILTATMESMGQGTPEKPDRPAETRRLKISWPPRTEPEDTPSSSATPTTPKAGSASKPVRAKWPPERDFSSSPSQQAGCSLYLCQSSSLKETDGPLLVPDQANGGPLSSEGQELSPEPPSVELQLLDQHTPTGDISSGEEEEQEEEMKDMKEHHLTTEKQLDAAGSEDEEQMEEGDGEVLSMEGQESPTEPTTISSPEGGVEASQSSQDVGFWDSDEVEDKEEEERDMLTVEELIKKNRYYEDEEEEEEEDI, encoded by the exons GTTGTGGAACCACTTCTCTCCACGTTGTGCACCGGAAACCTGAGTATTTTAAAGAAACGCTGggagcaacagcagcagctgtcaACGAGCCACACAGCCCCCCTTCAGGCCCCACCTAAACCTGCACCCTCCTCAATGGTCCACACCCAGCCCAACACGCCCTCTCAGGACCAGGATCTGGAGCCACAGACCCAGATTTGTTGTGAGACCAGCAGCGAGCAGTCGGCTCACTCTGGAGATCTGACAGACATGGAGGTTAAGCCCGGTGGAGATTCAGAGGGTCAGACATCTTCAGCCGTCTTTGACATCGAGAAGTCAACTGTTCCTCTCAACAGCCTCAAGATGATGTTTGAGAGAGAAGACAGTCCAGACAAG GGATCCAGAgagcagagcagcagaggaagCAGCCGTGCTAACATGGAGCAGCTATTAGCAG ATGGAAGTCTTGCAGAGTCGGCGACTCTCCGTGACAGGATGGCCCTCTACCAAGCTGCCGTCTCCAAACAGGAAGTCAct AGCGATCAGCTGGACACTTTCTGTGGGAAGCAGAAGGAGAACGTCCCGCCGTGCAGTCTGGACTCG AGTCCAGAGTCAGAATCATACACCAGAAGAGATTTTAACTTGGAGAGCAACG GCTCAACTCCAGGAACTCCTGCATCCTCCAGTCAGAAGAACTCCTCTCAGTCCAGGACCCCCAGG AGCTTCCGCCTGCCGGTGAAGGAGACCTGTGTGTCGTGTCTGAAGACGGTTTATCCTCTGGAGAGGCTGGTGGCCAATCAGCATGTTTACCACAGCTCATGTTTCCGCTGCTCACACTGCAACACTAAACTGAG TTTGGCGAACTACGCGTCTCTGCACAGCAACGTCTACTGCAAGCCGCACTTCTGTCAGCTCTTTAAGGCCAAAGGTAACTATGATGAGGGCTTCGGCCGCCGACCCCACAAAGAGCTGTGGGAGAACAAAGCAGAGAGTGGAGAAATGTCCCCACAGAGTGTCTCTGGGGCCAAACCAAAGATGGAAAGTCCAGCTTCAGACCTGGAGAGCCCCAGTGTGGAGGACTCCCCACTGGCTAAAGTCAACATCCTGACAGCTACGATGGAGTCTATGGGGCAGGGAACGCCAGAAAAACCCGACCGACCGGCAGAGACCCGCAGGTTGAAGATCTCCTGGCCCCCACGAACCGAGCCGGAGGATACACCCAGCAGTTCCGCGACTCCAACAACCCCAAAAGCAGGCTCTGCCAGTAAGCCTGTCAGAGCCAAGTGGCCCCCTGAGAGGGACTTTTCCTCCTCACCCTCCCAGCAAGCTGGTTGCTCTCTCTATCTGTGCCAGAGCTCCTCTCTGAAGGAGACAGACGGGCCCCTCTTGGTGCCAGATCAGGCCAACGGTGGCCCCCTTTCCTCCGAGGGGCAAGAACTCAGTCCTGAACCTCCCAGTGTGGAGCTGCAGCTGTTGGACCAACACACCCCCACCGGAGACATCAGttcaggtgaggaggaggagcaggaagaGGAAATGAAGGACATGAAAGAGCATCATCTCACCACAGAAAAACAATTAGATGCTGCAGgaagtgaggatgaggagcaaaTGGAGGAGGGAGATGGGGAAGTGCTCTCAATGGAGGGTCAGGAAAGTCCAACAGAGCCGACCACCATCTCGTCTCCCGAGGGGGGGGTGGAGGCCAGTCAGTCGTCCCAGGATGTGGGCTTCTGGGACAGCGATGAGGTGGAagataaagaggaagaggagcgaGACATGTTGACAGTGGAggagctgataaaaaaaaacagatactatgaggatgaagaggaggaggaagaggaggacattTAA
- the lima1a gene encoding LIM domain and actin-binding protein 1a isoform X2, protein MVHTQPNTPSQDQDLEPQTQICCETSSEQSAHSGDLTDMEVKPGGDSEGQTSSAVFDIEKSTVPLNSLKMMFEREDSPDKGSREQSSRGSSRANMEQLLADGSLAESATLRDRMALYQAAVSKQEVTSDQLDTFCGKQKENVPPCSLDSSPESESYTRRDFNLESNGSTPGTPASSSQKNSSQSRTPRSFRLPVKETCVSCLKTVYPLERLVANQHVYHSSCFRCSHCNTKLSLANYASLHSNVYCKPHFCQLFKAKGNYDEGFGRRPHKELWENKAESGEMSPQSVSGAKPKMESPASDLESPSVEDSPLAKVNILTATMESMGQGTPEKPDRPAETRRLKISWPPRTEPEDTPSSSATPTTPKAGSASKPVRAKWPPERDFSSSPSQQAGCSLYLCQSSSLKETDGPLLVPDQANGGPLSSEGQELSPEPPSVELQLLDQHTPTGDISSGEEEEQEEEMKDMKEHHLTTEKQLDAAGSEDEEQMEEGDGEVLSMEGQESPTEPTTISSPEGGVEASQSSQDVGFWDSDEVEDKEEEERDMLTVEELIKKNRYYEDEEEEEEEDI, encoded by the exons ATGGTCCACACCCAGCCCAACACGCCCTCTCAGGACCAGGATCTGGAGCCACAGACCCAGATTTGTTGTGAGACCAGCAGCGAGCAGTCGGCTCACTCTGGAGATCTGACAGACATGGAGGTTAAGCCCGGTGGAGATTCAGAGGGTCAGACATCTTCAGCCGTCTTTGACATCGAGAAGTCAACTGTTCCTCTCAACAGCCTCAAGATGATGTTTGAGAGAGAAGACAGTCCAGACAAG GGATCCAGAgagcagagcagcagaggaagCAGCCGTGCTAACATGGAGCAGCTATTAGCAG ATGGAAGTCTTGCAGAGTCGGCGACTCTCCGTGACAGGATGGCCCTCTACCAAGCTGCCGTCTCCAAACAGGAAGTCAct AGCGATCAGCTGGACACTTTCTGTGGGAAGCAGAAGGAGAACGTCCCGCCGTGCAGTCTGGACTCG AGTCCAGAGTCAGAATCATACACCAGAAGAGATTTTAACTTGGAGAGCAACG GCTCAACTCCAGGAACTCCTGCATCCTCCAGTCAGAAGAACTCCTCTCAGTCCAGGACCCCCAGG AGCTTCCGCCTGCCGGTGAAGGAGACCTGTGTGTCGTGTCTGAAGACGGTTTATCCTCTGGAGAGGCTGGTGGCCAATCAGCATGTTTACCACAGCTCATGTTTCCGCTGCTCACACTGCAACACTAAACTGAG TTTGGCGAACTACGCGTCTCTGCACAGCAACGTCTACTGCAAGCCGCACTTCTGTCAGCTCTTTAAGGCCAAAGGTAACTATGATGAGGGCTTCGGCCGCCGACCCCACAAAGAGCTGTGGGAGAACAAAGCAGAGAGTGGAGAAATGTCCCCACAGAGTGTCTCTGGGGCCAAACCAAAGATGGAAAGTCCAGCTTCAGACCTGGAGAGCCCCAGTGTGGAGGACTCCCCACTGGCTAAAGTCAACATCCTGACAGCTACGATGGAGTCTATGGGGCAGGGAACGCCAGAAAAACCCGACCGACCGGCAGAGACCCGCAGGTTGAAGATCTCCTGGCCCCCACGAACCGAGCCGGAGGATACACCCAGCAGTTCCGCGACTCCAACAACCCCAAAAGCAGGCTCTGCCAGTAAGCCTGTCAGAGCCAAGTGGCCCCCTGAGAGGGACTTTTCCTCCTCACCCTCCCAGCAAGCTGGTTGCTCTCTCTATCTGTGCCAGAGCTCCTCTCTGAAGGAGACAGACGGGCCCCTCTTGGTGCCAGATCAGGCCAACGGTGGCCCCCTTTCCTCCGAGGGGCAAGAACTCAGTCCTGAACCTCCCAGTGTGGAGCTGCAGCTGTTGGACCAACACACCCCCACCGGAGACATCAGttcaggtgaggaggaggagcaggaagaGGAAATGAAGGACATGAAAGAGCATCATCTCACCACAGAAAAACAATTAGATGCTGCAGgaagtgaggatgaggagcaaaTGGAGGAGGGAGATGGGGAAGTGCTCTCAATGGAGGGTCAGGAAAGTCCAACAGAGCCGACCACCATCTCGTCTCCCGAGGGGGGGGTGGAGGCCAGTCAGTCGTCCCAGGATGTGGGCTTCTGGGACAGCGATGAGGTGGAagataaagaggaagaggagcgaGACATGTTGACAGTGGAggagctgataaaaaaaaacagatactatgaggatgaagaggaggaggaagaggaggacattTAA